One genomic segment of Mangifera indica cultivar Alphonso chromosome 6, CATAS_Mindica_2.1, whole genome shotgun sequence includes these proteins:
- the LOC123218879 gene encoding adenylate-forming reductase 06235-like, protein MRNQVRFSSCSGVTFEIKPRADPFAITAATEDETNTSKKFWPSWNIYGNSSKMFPSSIQKSVSRASRLFCDLDNDLADVDSDEGRITLQKLEEGKNEEKDHKPIIPLASKREQPTKAARKQESRLSVILLDQGLFTVYKRLFAVFLILNITALVLAVTGNFPYARYRAAFFSIANILALTLCRSEAFLRIVFWLAVKILGRSRVSLSIKTATTSLLQSLGGIHSSCGISSVFWLIYALVLTLKVRENTSPEIIGVASAVLSLLCLFAGWTALGLLWAFVILTISYDPKTKSYRNELGSTLIKQQEFWFTAAITVLIILPWLTVRRIPVEVSSPSGHASIIKFEGGLKAGILGRISPSPFSEWHAFGIISDGKTQHMMLAGAVGDFTKSLVSNPPSHLWVRQVHFAGLPYLTNLYERILLVATGSGICVFLSFLLQPCRANMVSGHPKDKVILHDTAVFGRPNVSQMSVDAAKRWGAQVVIVTSNPEGSRDVVNACKSAGIPAFGPIWDS, encoded by the exons ATGCGAAACCAAGTGAGGTTCTCAAGTTGCAGTGGTGTGACATTTGAGATTAAGCCTCGTGCTGATCCATTTGCCATCACTGCGGCAACAGAAGATGAGACCAACACCAGCAAGAAGTTCTGGCCTTCATGGAATATTTATGGCAACTCCTCTAAAATGTTCCCTTCTTCGATACAAAAATCTGTGAGCCGAGCCAGTCGCCTCTTCTGTGATCTTGACAATGATTTAGCAGACGTTGATAGTGATGAAGGCCGTATCACTCTGCAAAAATTAGAGGAAGGGAAAAACGAAGAGAAAGACCACAAACCAATCATTCCATTGGCTAGCAAACGAGAGCAACCAACAAAAGCTGCACGTAAGCAAGAATCAAGGTTGTCGGTAATTTTGCTTGATCAAGGGTTATTCACGGTTTACAAGCGACTGTTTGCAGTTTTCTTAATCCTGAACATTACTGCTTTGGTTCTTGCAGTCACTGGTAATTTCCCATATGCCAGATATAGAGCTGCCTTTTTTTCCATTGCAAATATTCTTGCTTTGACATTATGCAGGAGCGAAGCCTTCTTGCGAATTGTATTTTGGCTCGCGGTCAAAATATTGGGGAGGTCTCGGGTTTCTCTCTCTATAAAAACCGCTACCACTTCTTTGCTTCAGAGTCTTGGCGGTATACATAGTAGTTGTGGAATTTCATCAGTTTTCTGGCTTATTTATGCTTTAGTCCTCACGCTCAAAGTCAGAGAAAACACTTCTCCAGAGATCATAGGCGTGGCCAGTGCTGTTCTTTCTCTTCTCTGTCT GTTTGCAGGATGGACTGCGCTTGGTCTCTTGTGGGCATTTGTTATCCTTACAATCTCTTATGACCCGAAAACAAAGTCCTACAGAAATGAACTTGGTTCAACGCTTATCAAACAGCAAGAGTTTTGGTTCACCGCTGCCATAACAGTACTAATTATTCTACCCTGGTTGACAGTGAGACGCATACCTGTTGAGGTCTCTTCTCCTTCAGGTCATGCCTCTATCATTAAATTTGAAGGGGGACTCAAAGCCGGTATATTAGGAAGGATTAGTCCATCGCCATTTTCGGAATGGCACGCTTTTGGTATTATTTCTGACGGGAAAACACAACACATGATGCTCGCTGGAGCAGTTGGTGACTTTACAAAGTCCTTAGTGTCAAACCCACCAAGCCATTTGTGGGTTCGCCAGGTGCACTTTGCGGGCCTGCCTTATCTAACAAACTTGTACGAGAGGATTCTGTTGGTTGCAACAGGTTCTGGGATTTGCGTGTTTCTATCGTTCTTGTTGCAGCCATGTAGGGCTAAT ATGGTAAGTGGGCATCCCAAAGACAAAGTGATATTGCATGACACGGCTGTGTTTGGTCGTCCAAATGTGTCTCAAATGAGCGTAGATGCTGCTAAAAGATGGGGAGCTCAAGTCGTTATTGTTACAAGCAATCCAGAAGGCAGCAGAGATGTTGTCAATGCGTGCAAGTCTGCAGGAATTCCAGCCTTCGGTCCCATTTGGGATTCTTga
- the LOC123217930 gene encoding GDSL esterase/lipase At5g45910, giving the protein MKIFLLFAFCCLVPVSSASPRRYEAIFNFGDSLSDTGNFLLSGALAYPVIGKLPYGETFFKHPTGRCSDGRLIIDFVAEAFRLPYLPPYLALSKGQTPRHGVNFAVSGATALDKEFFNEPKLRSLLWTNASLSVQIGWFKKLKSSLCTTKQDCDNYLKKSLFFVGEIGGNDYNYHAFVGENVVQLKASVPLVVEAITKAISMLIEEGAVELVVPGNLPVGCSAVCMTLFQSPNKADYDSRNGCLKAYNAFAKYHNNKLKDALQTLRLKHPHAKIIYADYYGAAMRFFHAPKTYGFTGGTLTACCGGGGPYNFNYSARCGHTGSKACGDPSTYANWDGIHLTEAAYRSIADGLINGGFLTPSL; this is encoded by the exons ATgaaaatttttctcttatttgctTTCTGTTGCCTGGTCCCAGTTTCATCCGCAAGTCCTCGACGTTATGAGGCAATCTTTAATTTTGGTGACTCTCTGAGTGACACCGGAAATTTCCTTCTGTCTGGTGCCCTTGCATATCCAGTCATCGGAAAGCTTCCCTATGGTGAAACCTTCTTTAAACACCCAACAGGGCGGTGCTCAGACGGACGtcttatcattgattttgtTG CTGAGGCATTTCGGTTGCCATATTTACCACCATATCTAGCACTAAGCAAAGGCCAAACTCCCCGACATGGAGTGAATTTTGCTGTTTCTGGAGCAACCGCACTTGACAAAGAATTTTTCAATGAGCCAAAACTTAGAAGTCTTTTGTGGACAAATGCTTCCTTGTCTGTACAGATTGGTTGGTTCAAGAAGCTCAAGAGCTCCCTTTGCACTACCAAACAAG ATTGTGACAACTACTTGAAGAAATCACTGTTTTTTGTGGGCGAGATCGGTGGAAATGACTATAATTACCACGCCTTTGTCGGTGAAAACGTTGTTCAACTTAAAGCATCTGTACCTCTAGTTGTTGAAGCAATTACTAAGGCCATCAGT ATGTTGATAGAGGAAGGGGCAGTGGAGCTTGTGGTGCCAGGAAATTTACCGGTGGGGTGCTCGGCTGTATGCATGACCTTGTTCCAAAGCCCTAACAAAGCTGATTACGATTCAAGAAATGGGTGTTTGAAGGCATACAATGCTTTTGCTAAGTATCATAACAATAAGCTCAAGGATGCATTGCAGACGTTAAGACTAAAGCATCCTCATGCTAAGATTATTTACGCCGACTATTATGGAGCTGCCATGCGTTTCTTTCATGCACCTAAAACATATG GGTTTACTGGGGGAACCCTAACAGCTTGCTGTGGAGGAGGTGGGccatacaattttaattattcagcAAGGTGCGGTCACACTGGATCAAAAGCTTGTGGAGATCCATCTACTTATGCGAATTGGGATGGAATTCACTTGACAGAAGCTGCATATCGCTCTATTGCCGATGGCTTAATCAATGGCGGTTTTTTAACTCCTTCACTTTGA
- the LOC123217931 gene encoding malate dehydrogenase, mitochondrial-like yields the protein MKTAVLRSAGAALRRSAASSNPAHLLRRSCYSTGSQPERKVTILGAAGGIGQPLSLLMKLNPLVSSLSLYDIANTPGVAADVSHINSRAQVAGFAGEEQLGQALEGSDVVIIPAGVPRKPGMTRDDLFNINAGIVKSLCIAISKYCPNALVNMISNPVNSTVPIAAEVFKKAGTFDEKKLFGVTTLDVVRAKTFYAGKANVPVAEVNVPVVGGHAGITILPLFSQATPKANLSDEVITALTKRTQDGGTEVVEAKAGKGSATLSMAYAGALFADACLEGLNGVPDIVECSFVQSSVTELPFFASKVRLGKNGVEEVLGLGPLSNFEKEGLESLKPELKSSIEKGIKFANQS from the exons ATGAAGACTGCAGTGTTGAGATCTGCCGGAGCAGCTTTGAGGAGAAGTGCTGCTTCATCAAATCCAGCCCATCTCCTCCGTAGATCATGCTACTCCACTGGCTCACAACCCGAACGCAAAGTCACCATCTTAGGTGCAGCCGGTGGGATCGGTCAGCCACTCTCTCTTCTTATGAAACTCAACCCTCTTGTCTCCTCTCTCTCCCTCTATGATATCGCTAACACTCCTGGTGTCGCTGCTGATGTCAGCCACATCAACTCCCGTGCCCAG GTTGCTGGTTTCGCTGGTGAAGAACAACTTGGGCAAGCATTAGAAGGATCAGATGTCGTGATTATTCCAGCTGGTGTACCAAGAAAGCCGGGAATGACTCGTGATGATCTCTTCAATATCAATGCTGGCATTGTCAAATCTCTGTGCATTGCTATTTCCAAGTACTGCCCCAAT GCGTTAGTTAATATGATTAGCAATCCAGTGAACTCCACTGTTCCAATTGCTGCGGAGGTTTTCAAGAAGGCTGGAACCTTTGATGAGAAGAAGTTGTTTGGTGTAACTACACTTGATGTGGTTAGAGCTAAAACTTTTTATGCTGGCAAGGCTAACGTACCAGTTGCTG AGGTTAATGTGCCCGTGGTTGGAGGCCATGCAGGCATAACCATCCTCCCTCTCTTCTCTCAA GCCACCCCTAAAGCCAATTTGTCTGATGAGGTTATTACGGCTCTCACTAAGAGGACTCAGGATGGAGGCACTGAAGTTGTTGAAGCAAAGGCTGGAAAGGGATCTGCAACACTATCAATGGC CTATGCTGGAGCCCTTTTTGCTGATGCTTGCTTGGAGGGGCTTAATGGAGTTCCAGATATTGTGGAGTGCTCTTTTGTCCAATCAAGCGTCACTGAATTGCCTTTCTTTGCTTCTAAG GTAAGGCTGGGAAAGAATGGTGTGGAGGAAGTCCTTGGGCTGGGTCCTCTTTCCAACTTTGAAAAGGAAGGTCTTGAGAGTCTGAAACCAGAGTTAAAATCATCTATAGAGAAGGGAATTAAGTTTGCTAACCAGAGTTAG
- the LOC123217929 gene encoding pyruvate decarboxylase 1: protein MEAANNVGSIVQPSSAPSQISAAACSGTLGRHLARRLVEIGVRDVFSVPGDFNLTLLDHLIADPELNLIGCCNELNAGYAADGYARAKGVGACVVTFTVGGLSVLNAIAGAYSENLPVICIVGGPNSNDYGTNRILHHTIGLPDFSQEHRCFQTVTCIQAVVNNLDDAHEQIDTAISTALKESKPAYISISCNLPGIRHPTFARDPVPFYLAPNVSNQVGLEAAVEATADFLNKAVKPVLVGGPKLRVAKAQKAFMELADASGYPIAIMPSGKGLLPEHHPHFIGTYWGAVSTSFCGEIVESADAYVFVGPIFNDYSSVGYSLLIKKEKAIIVQPNRVTIGNGPSLGWVFMADFLSALAKKLKKNNTALENYRRIFVPPGVPLKRAQDEPLRVNVLFKHIQAMLSGDTAVIAETGDSWFNCQKLRLPENCGYEFQMQYGSIGWSVGATLGYAQAAKDKRVIACIGDGSFQVTAQDVSTMIRCGQKSIIFLINNGGYTIEVEIHDGPYNVIKNWDYTGLVNAIHNGEGKCWTAKVRTEDELMEAIDKATGEQKDSLCFIEVFVHKDDTSKELLEWGSRVAAANSRPPNPQ, encoded by the exons atGGAAGCTGCAAACAACGTCGGTTCAATTGTTCAACCCAGCTCGGCTCCGTCTCAGATCTCGGCTGCTGCCTGCAGCGGAACTCTTGGTCGCCACCTGGCTCGGCGGCTGGTTGAGATTGGTGTGAGAGATGTGTTCTCAGTTCCTGGTGACTTCAACTTGACACTCTTGGATCATCTTATAGCAGATCCTGAGTTGAATTTGATTGGCTGCTGTAACGAACTCAACGCCGGGTATGCTGCTGATGGGTACGCACGTGCCAAGGGTGTGGGTGCATGTGTGGTGACATTCACTGTCGGTGGACTTAGTGTACTGAATGCTATAGCTGGTGCTTACAGTGAGAATTTGCCGGTGATATGTATTGTTGGCGGGCCTAACTCTAATGATTATGGAACTAATAGGATATTGCATCATACAATTGGGTTGCCGGATTTTTCCCAAGAGCATAGGTGTTTTCAAACTGTCACATGTATTCAG GCTGTGGTGAATAACTTGGATGATGCACACGAGCAAATTGACACGGCCATTTCTACCGCTTTGAAGGAAAGTAAACCGGCTTATATCAGTATATCCTGTAATTTGCCTGGAATTCGGCATCCCACTTTCGCTAGGGACCCTGTGCCATTCTATCTTGCTCCAAA TGTAAGCAATCAGGTAGGACTAGAAGCTGCTGTTGAAGCAACAGCTGATTTCTTGAATAAAGCTGTGAAGCCAGTTCTTGTGGGTGGGCCCAAGCTAAGGGTGGCAAAGGCACAAAAGGCCTTTATGGAGCTTGCAGATGCTAGTGGATATCCAATAGCTATTATGCCCTCTGGTAAAGGGCTGCTGCCAGAACATCACCCGCACTTCATTGGGACATATTGGGGTGCGGTTAGTACAAGCTTCTGTGGGGAGATAGTGGAGTCTGCTGATGCCTATGTTTTTGTTGGTCCTATCTTCAATGATTACAGCTCTGTTGGTTATTCATTGCTGATCAAGAAGGAGAAAGCAATCATAGTGCAGCCTAATCGTGTGACTATAGGCAATGGTCCTTCTCTTGGCTGGGTTTTCATGGCTGACTTCTTGAGTGCATTGGCCAAGAAGCTAAAGAAAAACAACACTGCCCTAGAGAATTACCGTCGAATCTTTGTCCCTCCGGGTGTCCCACTGAAGCGTGCTCAAGATGAGCCTCTTAGAGTCAATGTTCTATTCAAGCACATTCAG GCAATGCTAAGTGGAGACACAGCAGTAATTGCCGAAACTGGAGACTCATGGTTTAACTGTCAGAAACTCCGCCTCCCTGAGAATTGTGG GTATGAATTTCAGATGCAGTATGGATCTATTGGCTGGTCAGTAGGCGCAACTCTAGGATATGCTCAGGCTGCTAAAGATAAACGTGTGATTGCTTGCATTGGTGATGGGAGTTTCCAG GTAACAGCTCAGGATGTCTCAACAATGATCCGATGTGGACAAAAGAGCATTATATTCCTCATAAACAATGGGGGTTATACAATTGAAGTAGAGATACATGATGGCCCTTACAATGTGATTAAGAACTGGGATTATACTGGCCTGGTCAATGCCATCCACAATGGAGAAGGCAAATGCTGGACTGCAAAG GTACGTACAGAGGATGAACTAATGGAAGCAATCGATAAAGCAACAGGAGAACAAAAAGATTCATTATGTTTTATTGAGGTTTTTGTGCACAAGGATGACACCAGCAAAGAGCTACTGGAGTGGGGATCCCGAGTTGCTGCTGCCAACAGCCGACCTCCAAATCCCCAGTAA
- the LOC123218389 gene encoding pentatricopeptide repeat-containing protein At1g28690, mitochondrial has product MPKLPRIRPSDFSSTHNQTFRSKPQDFDHLSYPSTATSLSSALQHYINSDTPVYGRNIHTYIIKTGFRPNTNVSIKLLILYLKCGVLEYASQMFDQLPQQTLSAYNYMIGGYIKHGKIEESFSLVRDLISSGERPDAYTLSMLLKASTCCCNNVQLSRSLGRMVHAQIVKCDIAADDVLYTALVDTYVKSGKVGYARTVFDLMLGTNVICSTSMISGYMNQGFVEEAEEVFSRTVEKDIVVYNAMIEGYSKLIETAKKALRMYVDMQRFGFQPNISTFASVIGACSVLTEFEFGQQVQSQLMKTEFFEHVKMGSALVDMYSKCGRSEDARRIFDYMPEKNVFTWTSMIDGYGKNGNPNEALELFCRMQECNVEPNYVTFLGALSACGHAGLIDKGCEIFESMERDYSVKPNMEHYACMVDLLGRAGSLELALNFVLKMPEKPNSDVWAALLSSCSLHGDTEIANIAASEIFKLNANNRPGAYVALSNTLAAAGKWDSVSELREIMKFRGILKNTGCSWVGSESS; this is encoded by the coding sequence ATGCCAAAACTACCCAGAATCAGGCCCTCCGATTTCTCATCAACCCATAACCAAACGTTCCGTTCAAAACCACAAGATTTTGATCATCTGTCTTACCCATCAACTGCTACTTCATTATCTTCAGCTCTCCAACACTACATCAATTCAGATACTCCAGTTTATGGCCGAAACATCCATACTTACATAATTAAAACTGGGTTTAGACCCAATACTAATGTATCCATCAAGCTATTGATATTGTACTTGAAATGTGGCGTTCTCGAGTACGCAAGTCAAATGTTTGATCAATTGCCGCAACAAACTTTGTCAGcctataattatatgattggtgGTTACATAAAACATGGGAAGATTGAAGAGTCGTTTAGTTTAGTGCGGGATTTGATTTCCTCTGGTGAAAGGCCGGATGCATATACGCTTTCAATGCTTTTAAAGGCGTCCACTTGTTGCTGTAATAATGTGCAGTTGTCCCGTAGTTTAGGGAGAATGGTGCATGCCCAGATAGTGAAATGTGATATTGCAGCTGACGATGTGCTTTATACGGCACTTGTTGACACGTATGTGAAGAGTGGGAAGGTTGGCTATGCGAGGACTGTCTTTGATTTGATGTTAGGGACAAATGTTATTTGTTCTACATCCATGATTTCGGGATATATGAATCAAGGTTTTGTAGAAGAAGCTGAAGAGGTCTTTAGTAGAACTGTGGAAAAAGATATTGTTGTCTACAATGCTATGATCGAAGGTTATAGCAAATTGATTGAAACCGCGAAAAAGGCACTTAGGATGTACGTGGATATGCAAAGGTTTGGCTTTCAGCCTAATATTTCAACTTTTGCTAGTGTAATTGGGGCTTGCTCCGTATTGACAGAGTTCGAATTTGGTCAACAGGTACAGAGCCAACTTATGAAGACAGAGTTCTTTGAGCATGTAAAAATGGGCAGTGCTCTTGTGGATATGTATTCAAAATGTGGAAGAAGTGAGGATGCACGGAGAATTTTTGATTACATGCCGGAAAAGAATGTTTTTACCTGGACTTCTATGATTGATGGTTATGGGAAGAATGGGAACCCCAATGAGGCACTTGAACTTTTTTGTAGGATGCAAGAATGTAATGTGGAACCTAATTATGTGACCTTCCTTGGTGCTCTTTCAGCCTGTGGGCATGCTGGCCTAATCGACAAAGGTTGTGAGATCTTCGAGAGCATGGAGAGAGATTATTCAGTTAAACCAAATATGGAGCATTATGCTTGCATGGTTGATCTCTTGGGACGAGCAGGGAGTCTGGAACTGGCATTAAATTTTGTGCTCAAAATGCCAGAGAAACCTAACTCTGATGTTTGGGCAGCTCTGCTTAGTTCATGTAGCCTGCATGGTGATACAGAAATAGCAAATATAGCTGCCAGtgaaatctttaaattaaatgcTAATAACAGGCCGGGGGCATATGTTGCACTATCCAATACTTTGGCAGCTGCTGGGAAATGGGATAGCGTAAGTGAACTTAGGGAGATCATGAAGTTCAGAGGCATACTGAAAAACACAGGCTGCAGTTGGGTTGGGTCTGAAAGTAGTTAA
- the LOC123218383 gene encoding GDSL esterase/lipase At5g45920-like: MRPKIYLFGDSITEESFADGGWGSSLANHFSRTVDVVLRGYSGYNTRWALKVIDSVFSAEKDGDGDGAPAAVTVFFGANDACIPDRCSAFQHVPVDEYKQNLHSIISYLKNKWPTALILLITPPPIDKEARLRYPYVENPMGLPERTNEAAGVYAKACTELAVEIPVVDLWTRMQQFPGWQKALLRDGLHLSQAGNRIVFEEVVAKLKKAGLSVEKLPVDLPLISEIDPNDPLKAFEKYL; encoded by the exons ATGAGACCAAAGATTTATCTTTTTGGTGACTCAATAACTGAAGAGTCTTTTGCTGATGGTGGATGGGGTTCATCTCTCGCCAATCATTTCTCTCGCACG GTTGATGTGGTGCTAAGAGGGTATAGTGGGTACAATACCCGGTGGGCTCTAAAGGTGATAGACAGTGTTTTCTCGGCAGAGAAAGACGGCGATGGTGATGGTGCACCAGCAGCAGTTACGGTGTTCTTTGGAGCAAATGACGCCTGTATTCCGGATCGATGTTCTGCGTTTCAGCACGTACCTGTTGATGAATACAAGCAAAATCTCCACTCTATTATCTCGTATCTCAAG AATAAGTGGCCAACAGCCCTCATTCTCCTTATCACTCCACCTCCAATTGATAAAGAGGCACGCCTTAG GTATCCTTATGTTGAGAATCCAATGGGTCTGCCTGAGAGGACAAACGAGGCAGCCGGTGTTTATGCCAAAGCATGTACTGAACTTGCTGTCGAGATCCCTGTGGTAGATCTCTGGACCAGAATGCAGCAGTTTCCTGGCTGGCAAAAAGCCCTTCTAAG GGATGGATTGCACCTCTCTCAGGCTGGAAACAGGATTGTTTTCGAGGAAGTGGTTGCAAAGCTGAAGAAGGCAGGCCTGAGTGTGGAAAAGTTGCCAGTTGATCTCCCGCTTATATCAGAGATTGACCCTAATGACCCACTCAAAGCTTTTGAGAAGTATTTATGA